Below is a genomic region from Streptomyces ferrugineus.
AGGACAACGACCTCGGCTACGGCATCATGCGCGTCGACGAGGACCAGAAGTGGCACCCGTTCCACCTCGGTCAGCCGCTGTGGAACTTCATCAACGCCTGCTTCTTCGAGTACGGCATCGCGGCGTACGACCTGGAGCTCGGCAAGAACCTGCACAAGCGCCGCCGCAAGAACCCGGAGTTCCGCGCGCGGGCCAAGGCCGTGGGCCGCAAGATCCGCAAGCAGGTGCTCAAGGACTACGTGATCCACCCGCTGCTGTCGGGCCCGTCGTTCCTCCCCACGCTCGCCGCCACGTTCACCGCGAACCTGGTCCGCAACATCTGGTCCCACTCGGTCATCATGTGCGGGCACTTCCCCGAGGGCGTACAGGTCTTCGAGCGCCGGTCGATCAAGGGCGAGACGCGCGGCCAGTGGTACCTGCGCCAGATGATGGGCTCGGCGAACATCAGCGGCAGCAAGGCCATGCACTTCATGACCGGCAACCTGTCGCACCAGATCGAGCACCACCTGTTCCCGGACCTGCCGAGCAACCGGTACGCCGAGGTCGCGGTCAAGGTGCGCGCGTTGTTCGAAAAGTACGAGCTGGAGTACGTCACCGGGCCGCTGCCCAAGCAGGTGTTCTCCGCGTGGCGCAAGGTCTTCCGGCTCTCGCTGCCGAACAAGAAGCCCAAGGTCAAAACGCCGTCCCGCGAGCAGGAGCTCGTCGCGGCCTGATTCCCGGCATTGGCCTTGGTTCAGACCTTTCGGTCGTACCGGCGGCACCGCCGGGTTCGGTGAGATCCGTGCGGACGGTGGGCAACCGCGACATCAGGCAGTACGACACGGGATCCGGGACAGCCCGGTGTCCGGCTGCACTGCTACCTGGACGTGCGCCAGGAGCTCAAAACACAGCCCCCGGCGAGGTGTTGTAGTGCGCTGACCTGCCATGGTCGGGCCGATAGTCGGGTGCGTACGCTCGCTTTGCCGACGGGCGGGCTGGGTGGAAGGCATGGGGCTGTGACGCGGGCGCTGCCGGAACCGATGCTCTCCGCCCCTGTGTCCGACCCGGCTCTGCTGCCGGGGTAGGCGGGTGAGCCGAAATGGCCCTGGTCTCCGTCGACGGGTGGTGCTGCGCTCCAGGCGCGGTACCGAGATGCTTCCGGCGTTTCCGGAGATTGGGGCCGAGGCCGCACAGTTGCCGGACGCGACCGCACTGGACGGCGAGCTGGTCGTATGGGACGCAGCGGGACGGCTCGCCTTCGAGCAGCTGCAGAACCGGCTTCAGCGGCGCGGCGCCCGGGCGGACCGGGCGGCTGACGAGTGGCTGGCCCACTTCGTCGCGTGCGATCCGCTGCGGCTGTCCGGGACCGACACGACCGGATGGCCGTATCGGCGGTGCAGGGCCGCGCTCGAGTCCGTGTTCGCCGCCCGTCGGCTGTCCGCCCCGTGGGTGCTGTGCCCCTCGACCACCGACCCGGACACCTTGCGAGTGTGGCTGACGTGGGCGTCGGTCGGGATGGAAGGTGTGCTACGGCCTGGTGATCCTCACCTCCGCCGACGAGGCCGTCGCCTGCACCCGGCAGCTCGGCATCCAGGTGCCCGTCGCCGGCTACGACGAGGTGGGCAGGCTCGGCCGGGCCTTCGACCGCATGCTGCCGCCTCGCCCAGTCCGAGGAGGACCAGCGACGTCTGGTCCAGGACGCCAGCCACCAGCTGCGTACGCCGCTGACCTCGCTGCGTACGAACATCTCACTGCTCGCCGTATCGACGAGCTGTCCCCGGCCACCCGCGACGAGCTGGTCGCCGACCTGACCCAGGAGGCCCGCGAACTGACCGACCTGGTCAACGAGCTGGTCGACCTCGCAGAGATCGCCGAGGAGGTCGCGGGCCTAGCCCGGCGCCGCACGGCGCGGCAGGTCGTGATCCGCGCCGTCGGCGACACCACGATTGACGGCCGCCCGGGCCTGCTCCGGCGCGCGGTGTCGAACCTGGTGGAGAACGCGGCGAAGTTCGACCGCGACGGCACCGCCCCCATCGAGATCAACATCATCGGCCCCGCCCGGCCGGGTCCCGCCCGCGTCGAGGTCCTCGACCGCGGTCCCGGCATCGCCGCAGGTGACCTCATCCGTGTCTTCGACCGCTTCTACCGCGCCGCGGACGCCCGCTCCCTGCCCGGCTCCGGGCTGAGACTGTCCATCGTGCGGGAGGTGGCGCTCTCGCACGGCGGGGCGCCCTTCGTGGAAGCTCGTCTGGCCCGGCTCGTGAAATGCCACGCGCCGCAGCTGCTCGACGCCCGACCGGTGAAGATCCATACGGTATAGCGGGCGGCATCGGTCTGGATCGTCAACTGAACGATCGAGCCCGGGTTTTGCAGGCCCAGCTGTCCCACTCCAGGCCGATGTCCCGGGCCCCGGGGACGGTGAGGGCGAGGTTCCAGCCGCTAGGGCCGGCGAACAGGTCGAGGATGATCCGCTTCACGAGGCTGGCTCGGAATTCTCCTGTACTGGCTCGGCTTCGCCACGGCAGACCCAGGGAGAGCAGCCGTCGACCACGCCGGGACGTGGCCGATCGGGGCCTGGGCGAGCGGTTCCCGGGAGCGGTGCAGGAACGCCTGCCCGAGCAGCCGACCCGCCGCACGAAGGCACTCCCCGGTGCGAAATACTCTCCCGATGAGTTCACGCACTGCCCTGATCAGCCAGCCAATCACGATACGGAGGGCCGTAGCGCGGGATGCCAAACGGCTCACGCGGCTCGTGCGTGGCTCAGGCGCCTATCAGGGTAAGTACGCGGCTGCGGTCGCGGGATACCGGGTCGGTCCTGATTACATCGAGGCCCACCGCGCCTTCGTGGCCGTCGGTGCCGACGAGCGTGGAGGCCGGGTCCTTGGGTTCTACTCGCTCGTCCTCGCTCCACCGGAGCTCGACCTGCTGTTCGTCGCCGACGAAGTGCAAGGACGGGGTATTGGACGGTTGCTCGTCGCGCACATGCAGTCCGAGGCCCGTGCCGCCGGGCTCGACCGTCTCAAGGTCGTGTCGCATCTTTCCGCCGAGGACTTCTACCACCGCGTCGGTGCGGTGCGGACCGGGACCGTGTTCGCGAACCCGCCCGCCGTGCCGTGGGACCGTCCCGAATTCGAGTTTCGCATCCCTTCGGAATGACGCGGTGTGCCGGTTGGAGGGATTCGAGGCCGTCCGTCGGGCAGCCGGTGCGGCGGCCAACTTGGCTGCCTGTCAAAGCCGGTCACGGGCGAACGGGGAGTCTGACGGGGCCTCTCACATCGTCGGCCTGGACCTCGACGTCGGCGACGAGGGCGGACGGCCTGGTCGCGCTCGCCGACCGCCTTGAGCAGCCGTGGCCCAAGACCCTGACGGTGGCGACCCCGTCCGGGGGCGGCACTTGTACTTCGGCGTGCCGGACGGCTGCACCATCGGCAGCTACCTGATCGGGCCTGGGAAATCGAACTTCGAGTACCTCAGCCCGATCGAGCTCGAGGAGAATCACTACTCCGCGCAGCGGACTACCGAACCAGCGAAACCCCCTCAACCCGCTCCGACCAGCTGATCGCCGATCGGCACCTTTCGCACAGCGGGGGAACCTCAGAGGCAGCTGTCAGCAGTGGATCCGGACGGTTTGGTAGCCGATGTTGTCCTTGATCTTGTGCCAGCCAGAGGGCAAGTACACGGCCTGACTGACCTGGCCCTTGCAGCCGTTCGGGACGTATACGCCGTCGGCGTCCTTCATGCCGTCCGAGCCGTCCACGGAGCGTTCGCCCGGGTAGAGCCGGACCTTGTTGCCGCATGCGGTGCCGCTGCCGCCGCAGTTCCAGTTGTCGGCGACGACCAGCCACTTGTCTGACCTGCTGCTGTTGTTGACGCGTCCGCACAGCTCCTGGCCAACGATGTACGTGCAGTTCCCGGCCGCAGCCGGTCCGGCTGCGGCCATGTTGAGGCCGATTCCGGACAGTAGGACAACTCCGGTTGTCAGAGCCGCCCGGGTACGCGACATACGGATCCTATTCATGGTCCTGCCTCTCCATGGTCCTGCGGTACGGCCTCAGCATGAAAGACGGCGCGAGGCACAGGTACCTATAGATGTTCAGGGTGTCGCCTGCCGGTCCTCAGAGGGTGCTGGACCGCCCGGCGATCTGACCGAAGGTGGGCAGCCCCAGGTGGATCACCGAGGGCTTGAGTGCGGAATCGAGCTGGGCCAGCTTCTCCTCGGCGCCGGCCAGGCTGATCTCCAAGCCCTCGACCTCACCGAGCAAGCCTTCGCGCTGAGCTTCGGCGATCCGGTCGAGCAAGTTGTCGCGGATCTCGCTCAGACGGTCCCGTTGAGACGGCTCCGGCCGGAGGAGCGAACATCGCCCCTTCCCCCGGGCTGCATCACTGCAGGCTCTGATCAGCGTCGGGGTCCTGGCCCCCGTTGCCCAGCGCGTCAGACGGGCACAGCGAGGCCGCATCGAGCATCTCTCCCAAGACGTCGTAGAGCTCCTCGACGCGCACCTGGCCGCCGCCAGGCCCGCCCACCAGTTCACGGACGGAACGGTCGTCACGAGCAAGTGGCAGCAAGCACTAGACCAAGATGACTGGAGCACCGAGACGGGCGAGAACTACCCCCAGTGGTGGTGAAACCTGCCCACCGTCGGCGGCCCACTACGGCGGCCGTCATCGTGGGAGCGCCCTGACGCGGTCAGCCGTGCGGGCCGTCGTGATGCCGCGCCCAGTCGAGCCGGTGGACGAGCCACGCGGAGACCGACCAGACGCCGTGGCTGCCAGGCACGTCGTTGGCGTTCAGCTCAACAACGTAGCCGTCGGGGCCCTGGAAGCCCTCGCGTGTTCCACCCCACCAAGACTCGCCGTTGTACCGGAACGCCGGCTGGGCGTCCAAGCCGGCAACAGCCGCGTGCACGGCTGCTCCCGAGTCGAGCAGGTGCCGGTCCAGTTCCAGACCAGGGACACGTTCGAGTACTTCCTGGAGCGCTTGGAGGGCGTCGTCGGGCTCGCTGTAATGAGCGTCGAGGAGGGAGACGTTCGCTTCCCTCTCCACACCGGGCGCGGTGATCACTCCGTCGACGAAGAGGAAGCTGAGCTCAGCACGGACAAGAACATTGTCGTAGGCCACGACCGAGACCTCTGAGTCGCTGCCGTCGTAGGTGTCTTGGATGGTCGCCTCGGCCTCGGCCAGGAAGTAGACGGTCGCGTACGCGTTGTCGTGGCGACGTGGGCCGAGCTCGCCGGGGCGGTCCTGTGTGCCGTCCTCGTGCGGGTGGCGTCGTCCCAGGAGGACATTGTTCTCTACGGTGACTTCCTCGATTCCGGCCAATGCGACGAGCCTGGTGACGCTGACTCCGTAGACGCGGATGTCCAGCATCGCGTCGTCGCCCCGGCGCTGGAGCTCCTCCTCGAGGGTGGAGGTGGGGCCGACATCGATGGCCCTGTGATCGAGCGCGTCCGCGGGGAGCCGTTCGAGCAGGTAGCGGACGATCGCAGTGCGAGCTTGCCCGTGGTCGATGGTGACATCGAACAGAGTCGGGCGAAGGTCCTCCTTCGTGCGTATAAGGGGCTGGGGAAGCCCCCATGCGGCGAAGGCAGACGGGATGTCCCGGTCCGCGGTGAGGAAGAGCAACTCCTCCGGCCCTGCCTGCCCGAGCACGTCGCGCAGCCAGGGGCTGTCGCTGGCCCTCGTCGTTGTCGCCGGTGGTGCCATCGTGCGGGGTGGGCGGGATGGCACCGGTTCGGTCATATTGACCCCGGCCGCGCCGAGTTTGTCGATGAGCGGGGCGAGCTCGGCCAGTTCGGCGACGATGGAGGGGGCCTTCTCGGTGCCGATGCCCTCGCCCTGCCGCATCGCTTCCGCGTCGGCGTCGCGGATGTTGTCCATCGTGGCGAAGTGCCGGGCGACCCGGCGGGACATGGAGCGGCCGGTGCCGCGTACCCCGAGCGCGCACAGCACGCGTGACAGCGGCTGGCTCTTGGCCGTGGTGATCGCCGTGAGGAGGTTGTCGGTGCTGGTCTCGCCCATCCGCTCCAGGCCGAGGAACTGCTCGCGGGTGAGCGTGAACAGGTCGGCGAGGTCGGCGACGAGATCGGCCTCGACGAGCTGGACGACGCGGGTGTGGCCGAGGCCTTCGATGTCGAGCTGGTCGCGTATTTGGCGACCGCGACCTTCGCCGAACGCGACAGGGCCTGCACGAGCAGCTTGTACGGCTTGGCCGCGACCGCCTGGGCCGGCTGGAGGAAGTAGCCCTCGCCGATGCGGTTGTGGCCACTGTTTGAGACTGACCGTTGACCGCTCGCTCAGCCCCCGGGACGGCGGTCAGTTGCAGCAGGTGCAGCCGGGCTTGCAGCCGCAGGCGTCGGTCTCCGCGGCGGCGTTGGTGCTGGCGGTGGGGATGGAGGCGCAGCAGGTGTCGCCGCGCCAGGCTTCGCGGCCTTCACCAGCTGATCAGCATCTCCCGCACAGCGGGGGGACCTCACTGGAACAATCAGCGGGCCACCAGCGCCAGTGACATCTAAGCGCTGGGCGTTCTGGCGTACGAGCTCCTGGAGGGCGCCCCGCCCTTCACGGGACCGTACGAGCACGACTACCAGGATCAGCACCTGCACGGAGCCGTGCCGCCCCTCACTACAGCTCCGCCCCTGATCGTCGCGGCTACTCAACTGCGGGACACGACGCGTCACGCCTGGTCCGCTGGCTCACATGTCAGCCGCCTCCCGGCGGTTGGACCTACACCAGAGGGTCAAGAGCGGCGTCCGCTCCGCACTTGACGCAGGCCGTGGCACCCTGGCGGCGCAGTGCACCTGCCCGAGTGCCTCTGACCGGGATGTACAGCGCGGTGATCTCCCACTCGGTATCCGAGGTGTCCGACGGATAGCGGCGCGGACGATTCACCGCGACGCACCCGCCCACAAGACATCGATGATCAACACCACCATCTACAACGGACGCCGGCTACTTCACAGGCTCTAACGGTCGTCTCAGCTTCGCTCGTTAGGAAGTAGGCCATCGGACAAGCGATGTAACCCGTATGTAGGAGGCTAGTGATGGCAGTCAACGCAGCGCCGTCCGGGGAAGCGCCAGCCGGTCGGTTGGCAGGCCGGTGGGTGCCGTGGTTGGTGATTGGCTTATGGCTGGTGCTGGCGGCGGGCATGGTGCCGCTGAGCGGAAAGTTGAGCTCGGTCACCACCGACAGCGCCGTAGACACCCTGCCGGCCAGCGCCGAGTCCACCAAGGTGGCGGTGCTGGAGGACAGTCTTCCCGAGGGTGACGACAACACGTTCGTCTTCGTGTACCACCGCGCCGACGGCATGACCGACGCCGACCGTGCGACGGTCGAGCGCCACTACGACACCCTTGCCAAGCGGTACCCGCCGAAGGAGGCGGCGGCCGGCGAGGACGACGAGGGCTCACCGACGAGCCCCTCCACCGACCGCAAGGCGATGATGTTCACCCTCGAGGTGAGCACGACCTACGGCGCACCGGAGGACATCGTCGGCCCGTTGCGTGACGCCGCGAAGGACCGCCCCTCCGGCCTGGAACTCGACGTGACGGGCCCTGGCGCGATCGACGGCGACATGGATGCCATCTTCGACGGCATCGACGTACAGGTCCTCCTCACCACCATCCTCGTCGTCACGCTCCTGCTCATCCTCACCTACCGCAGCCCGGTGTTGTGGATCATCCCGCTGGTGGCCGTTGGCGCGGCCGCACTGACCTCGATGGGGACCGTCTACCTGCTCGTCAAGGGCTTCGGCATCGTGGTCAACGGCCAGAACTCGGCGCTGCTGACGATCCTGGTGTTCGGCGTCGGCACGGACTACGCGCTGTTGCTCATCGCTCGATATCGGGAGGCACTGCACCACCATGAGAACGTCCGGGTCGCGATGGTCCACGCGCTGCGCGGCGCGGCGCCGGCCATCGTCGCGTCCGCGGCCACCGTGGTCGCCGGCCTGCTCTGCCTGCTCGTCGCCGACCTGAACAGCACCAGCGGGTTGGGCCCGATCGGTGCGGCCGGCATCCTGTGCGCGCTGGTGGCCATGCTGACGCTGTTCCCGGCGGTGCTCGTGGTGCTCGGCAGGCGGATCTTCTGGCCGGCCACCCCGCGGTTCAGCACGGCCGTGGAGGAGAAGCCGGGGCTGTGGGGACGGCTCGGCACCGCCATCAGCCGCCGCCGGTGGGTGGCGACGCTCGGCTCGCTCGGAGTCCTCGGCGTGCTCGCCCTCGGGCTGGCGGGCAACACCGGCGCCCTGCGGGAGCAGGACCAGTTCCTGTCCGCGCCGGAGTCGGTCACCGGCTTCACCGTTCTCCGCCAGCACTTCCCGGAGCTCGGCGGCCAGCCGATGACGATCTTCACGCGGCCGGCGCACCAGGAGCGGGTGCTCGACATCGTCAAGGACACTCGCGGTGTGGCCCTGGCCATCCCGGAGCAGACCAGCGGTGGCTGGGCCAACATCTCCGTGTTCCCGAAGGACGCGCCGGACACCGTCGCAGAGTACGACACGATCAAGCGGGTGCGCACCGCCGTGCACGCGGTGAGCGGGGCGGAGGCGATCGTCGGCGGGCCGAGTGCGGAGAACCTCGACACCGAGGTGACCACCAGCCGCGACGAGAAGCTGGTGATCCCGCTGGTGCTCGCCGTCGTCCTGATCGTCCTCGGGCTGCTGCTGCGCGCGATCCTGGCCCCGCTGGTCCTGATGGCCACCGTGATCGTCTCATTCGCCGCGGCCTTCGGCGGCAGCGTGTTCGTCTTCGACACGATCCTCGGGTTCAAGGGCGTCGACTATTCGGTGCCGCTGCTGGCATTCCTGTTCCTGGTGGCGCTCGGCGTCGACTACAACATCTTCCTGGCCAGCCGGGCCCGGGAGGAGACCGTGCGCCTCGGCACCAGAGAGGGCATGCTCAAAGCCCTCTCCGCTACCGGTGGCGTCATCACCTCGGCAGGCCTGGTCCTGGCGGCCACGTTCGCGGTCCTCGCCACACTTCCGCTGGTGATGCTGATCGAGGTCGGGTTCCTGGTCGCCTTCGGCGTGCTGCTCGACGCCCTGCTGGTGCGGTCGGTCCTGGTGCCCGCCCTCACCCTGCTGATCGGCCGACGGATCTGGTGGCCGAGCCGGCTGTCCCGTCCAGCGGCGGAGCTGCCGGACGGTCAACAGTCGCTCGCCGACGACGGGGAGCCCGCGCTGCAACGGTGAGCGCGGCGGCACGGACGAGATCCGGGACGGGGACCTAGGCCCGTCCCGGATCTTTTCATGGGCCCGACGGTCGCCGCCCCTTGGTCCTGCGCCACGCGCCGGGGCTGGGGTCGGCGCATTGCCGTGTCCTGCCCGGTGGTGGGCCGCGTGGGCCATTGCCCGACGGCCGCCGCCCTTTGGTCCTGCGCCGTGCGGCCGGGGCTGGGGTCGGCGCATCGCGGTGTCCTGCCCCGACGGTGAGCCGCGCGGGGCCATGCCCGAGGGCCGCCGTCCCTAGGGCCCTTCTGATGGATCTCCGCGGCGTCGCGACGCCCGGCACGCACTCTCGCCGCACCGGACAAAAGCCCTAGTAGCTCCGCTACGAGGACTTCCGCCCGGCACGCCGAGAGCACGCACCGAACGCCGCTCCTTCTTCCACGGAGATCCATCAGAAGGGCCCTAGTACTCCAGTTGCAGTTCTCCATATGCCCTGGTCAGAGGGCTCGTTCGGAGTCTAGTTGGCTGACGTCCCGTCAGGATGGCGGTGGTTCGTGACTCACCCGATCGGGGTGCGTTGGAACCGGTTATGGAGATGGAGAGCGGTGTCGAAGTAGGTCTGTGGGAAGGCGAGTTGGAGTCGCTGCTGCTCCGGGTGGGTGAGCGGTTCGGCCGCGTCGAGCCGCGGCGGCGGATGCGGGACTACGTGCGTGGCCTGTTGGCGCCGGTGGGCCGGAAGAACAGCTGGCAGCTGGCCGAGCATGCGGGCCATGACACCCCGTACGGGCTGCAGCGGCTGCTGTCGTGGTGCCAGTGGGATCCGGATGAGATCCGCGCCGACCTGCAGGATTACGTAGCCGAGCGGCTCGGGCAGCATGGCGGTGTGCTGATCGTCGACGACACCGGCTTCATCAAGAAGGGCACCGTCTCCGCCGGGGTGCAACGGCAATATTCCGGCACCGCCGGCCGCACGGAGAACTGCCAGATCGGGGTGTTCGCCGCCTACGCCTCAGCCAAGGGAAGGGCCTTGGTGGACCGCGAGCTCTACCTGCCCAAGTCCTGGACCGAGGATCCGGACCGGTGCCGCGCCGCCCGGGTCCCGGAGGACAGGTCCTTCGCGACCAAGCCGGAACTTGCACGCGCCATGGTCCGGCGGGCGCTGGATTCCGCCTTGCCGATCGCCTGGGTGACCGCGGATGCGGCCTACGGGCAGGAGTGGCACTTCCGTCGGATGCTGGAGGAGGCCGGTGTGGGCTACGTCCTGGCGGTGCCCAAGTCGCAGCAGGTCAAGTCGCCAGCGGGCAGCTGGCGCATCGACCATGTCCTGACCGGTGCCCCGGCCGAGGCATGGGAGCGGATCTCCTGCGGCCATGGCGCGAAGGGGCCGCGGGTCTATGACTGGGCCGCGGCCAAGCTGCCCACCGTCGACGGTTCCGATCCCGCCCACGACCGCTGGGTGCTGGCCCGTCGCAGCCTGGCGCGTCCCGAGGAGATCGCGTACTACCTCGCTTTCGCCCCGGCGGACGCCACCGTCTCCCAGCTGGTCCAGGTGGCTGGCTCCCGATGGGCCATCGAGGAATGCTTCCAGGCAGCGAAGAACGAATGCGGCCTGGACCAGTACGAAGTCCGCCGTTACGTCGGCTGGTATCGCCACATCACCCTGGCCATGCTCGCGCACGCTTTCCTGGCGGCGATGACAGCCCAGGCCCTCGAAAAGGGGGTCGAGGAAACGGTTCGAGCAGCCTCGCTCCCCTCACCGTGGCAGAAATCCGAAGGCTCCTGGACCTTGTCCATCCCCCCACAGTCCGACGCCACTCGCCCAGGCACCGTCTCCGCTGGTCAAGCTGGCGCCGACGTCACCAGGCCATCGCCCGCCACTGCCACTACCAACGCCGCACGCACCCCGATCGGGTGAGTCACGAACCACCGCCATCCTGACGGGACGTCAGCCAACTAGACTCCGAACGAGCCCTCTGACCAGGGCATATGGAGAACTGCAACTGGAGTACTAGTCCTGCGCCGCGCCGCCGGGGCGGGTCAGCGCACCGAGGTGTCCTCCCCGGCGGTGGGCCGCGCGATCGGGTCGGGCGGGGCCGCGGCCGGAAGATCGACCCGAAGCAGCGCGCCACCGCGTGCGGAGCGGGCGACGGTGGCCCGGCCGCCGTGGGCGTCGACGACCCGTTGCACGATCGACAGCCCCAGACCGGATCCCGGCAACGCCCGGGCGCTGTCGGCACGGTAGAACCGGTCGAACACCCGCGGTACGTCGGCGGCGTCGATGCCCGGCCCGGCGTCGTCGACCTCGAGCACCGCCGACGCGCCCTCGGCACGGAGCCGGACCTGGACCGGCTGGTCCGCGGGGGACCACTTGCCGGCGTTGTCGATGAGGTTGAGCACCGCCCGCTCGAGCGCAGCGGGGCGCCCGCTCACCCACACAGAGGTCACGTCGAGCGCCACCTCTATGTCGGGCACGCGGGAACCCGCCCGGGTCGCGGCGGCCACCACCACGTCGGCGAGGTCGAGCACCTCGGTGCTCTCGTCGCTGACGTCACCGCGCGCCAGGTCGGTCAGCTCGGCGACAAGGGTGCCCAACTCGGCCACCTGGGCGCCGAGATCGTTGAGCAGCCGGGTCCGGCTCTCCGCCGGCAGTGCGCTGTCCAGGGTGCCGCGCCGATCGAGCCGGATCAGCAGCTCGACGTTCAGGCGCAGGCTGGTGAGCGGGGTCTTGAGCTCGTGGGCGGCGTCCTCGGCGAGCAGCCGCTGGGCCCGCCGGGAGTCCCGGAGAGCGGCGAGCATGTCGTTGATCGACTGGATCAGCCGCCGGATCTCCCCACCGCCCTCATCCGGGATGTCGGCGTCGAGATCCCGGGTGTGCGCGACACGTACCGCGGCGGTGGTCAGCCGGTCGATCGGTGCCAGCCCGGTTCGCGCCACGGTCCGCCCGACAAGCGCGCCGCCGACCACGCAGAACAGCCCGATCAGCAGCATGCCGAACCCGAACCGGTTGATCAGGCTGTCGTCGGCGACGCGGGCCACCTGGACCGCGCCGTCGCCCGCCCGCAGCGTGTAGATGAGGTAGCCGTCCTCGTCGCTGTCGTTCGACTCCATCAGGTCGGCCGACGCGCCCTGCGCCACGCGCCCGGCGTGCTCGCTGACGGGGGGCAGCGTGGGTTGGCCGGCCGGCGTCCGGGTCGAGCCGTCGGGCAGGATGACCCGCACCAGCCGACCGGATCCGGGATACGGCGGTAGCTGGACCTGCGCCAGACCGGCGCGCTGCGCGTTCGTCGCCAGGACGCGGGAGTCGGCGCGCAGCTGATTCTCGGCGGTGTCCCGCAGCTCCCAGTCCAGTAGCTCGCTGGCCACCTGGAAGGCCACGAACACGCTGACCGCGATGGCCGTCGCCGCGATCACCGTCAGCCTGGTCCGCAGGGACCGCCGGCGCCACCATCGGGTCAGCCGGCGCGGTTCCCGGCCGGCGGGCCTGCTCACGGAGGAGTCTCCCGCAACGTGTATCCCAGGCCGCGCAGCGTGTAGATCAATCGCGGCTCACCCTCGGCCTCCATCTTGCGGCGCAGGTAGCTCACATATACCTGGAGGTTGTTGGCGGTGGCGCTCATGTCGAAGCCCCAGATCGCCTCGAACAGCGCGTCGCGGGTCAA
It encodes:
- a CDS encoding fatty acid desaturase family protein, with protein sequence MTAIDPTAHLTAEQIEELGRELDAIRDEVIAGRGEKDAAYIRKVISAQRKLELVSRGVLLFSIFPPAWLIGTAGLSVAKIMDNMEIGHNILHGQWDWMRDPKIHSTTWEWDHVSPADQWKHSHNELHHTYTNVIGKDNDLGYGIMRVDEDQKWHPFHLGQPLWNFINACFFEYGIAAYDLELGKNLHKRRRKNPEFRARAKAVGRKIRKQVLKDYVIHPLLSGPSFLPTLAATFTANLVRNIWSHSVIMCGHFPEGVQVFERRSIKGETRGQWYLRQMMGSANISGSKAMHFMTGNLSHQIEHHLFPDLPSNRYAEVAVKVRALFEKYELEYVTGPLPKQVFSAWRKVFRLSLPNKKPKVKTPSREQELVAA
- a CDS encoding GNAT family N-acetyltransferase yields the protein MSSRTALISQPITIRRAVARDAKRLTRLVRGSGAYQGKYAAAVAGYRVGPDYIEAHRAFVAVGADERGGRVLGFYSLVLAPPELDLLFVADEVQGRGIGRLLVAHMQSEARAAGLDRLKVVSHLSAEDFYHRVGAVRTGTVFANPPAVPWDRPEFEFRIPSE
- a CDS encoding MMPL family transporter, whose amino-acid sequence is MAVNAAPSGEAPAGRLAGRWVPWLVIGLWLVLAAGMVPLSGKLSSVTTDSAVDTLPASAESTKVAVLEDSLPEGDDNTFVFVYHRADGMTDADRATVERHYDTLAKRYPPKEAAAGEDDEGSPTSPSTDRKAMMFTLEVSTTYGAPEDIVGPLRDAAKDRPSGLELDVTGPGAIDGDMDAIFDGIDVQVLLTTILVVTLLLILTYRSPVLWIIPLVAVGAAALTSMGTVYLLVKGFGIVVNGQNSALLTILVFGVGTDYALLLIARYREALHHHENVRVAMVHALRGAAPAIVASAATVVAGLLCLLVADLNSTSGLGPIGAAGILCALVAMLTLFPAVLVVLGRRIFWPATPRFSTAVEEKPGLWGRLGTAISRRRWVATLGSLGVLGVLALGLAGNTGALREQDQFLSAPESVTGFTVLRQHFPELGGQPMTIFTRPAHQERVLDIVKDTRGVALAIPEQTSGGWANISVFPKDAPDTVAEYDTIKRVRTAVHAVSGAEAIVGGPSAENLDTEVTTSRDEKLVIPLVLAVVLIVLGLLLRAILAPLVLMATVIVSFAAAFGGSVFVFDTILGFKGVDYSVPLLAFLFLVALGVDYNIFLASRAREETVRLGTREGMLKALSATGGVITSAGLVLAATFAVLATLPLVMLIEVGFLVAFGVLLDALLVRSVLVPALTLLIGRRIWWPSRLSRPAAELPDGQQSLADDGEPALQR
- a CDS encoding sensor histidine kinase — encoded protein: MSRPAGREPRRLTRWWRRRSLRTRLTVIAATAIAVSVFVAFQVASELLDWELRDTAENQLRADSRVLATNAQRAGLAQVQLPPYPGSGRLVRVILPDGSTRTPAGQPTLPPVSEHAGRVAQGASADLMESNDSDEDGYLIYTLRAGDGAVQVARVADDSLINRFGFGMLLIGLFCVVGGALVGRTVARTGLAPIDRLTTAAVRVAHTRDLDADIPDEGGGEIRRLIQSINDMLAALRDSRRAQRLLAEDAAHELKTPLTSLRLNVELLIRLDRRGTLDSALPAESRTRLLNDLGAQVAELGTLVAELTDLARGDVSDESTEVLDLADVVVAAATRAGSRVPDIEVALDVTSVWVSGRPAALERAVLNLIDNAGKWSPADQPVQVRLRAEGASAVLEVDDAGPGIDAADVPRVFDRFYRADSARALPGSGLGLSIVQRVVDAHGGRATVARSARGGALLRVDLPAAAPPDPIARPTAGEDTSVR